Proteins encoded by one window of Candidatus Nitrosocosmicus hydrocola:
- a CDS encoding electron transfer flavoprotein subunit alpha/FixB family protein, with the protein MSKLNENINESIERTASLKEDKEADVLDTSNKEDEISKYRNLYVIIEQIDGKIVPVGLEMISEARRLVDDFNKKYLLNEKVIAVILGNDIKHLCNDLIYYGADAVIYADDPRLQYHINKIYTKVIVQIATNTKHIEKISPEYSKQFIRPRYMFFAANSTGRHLSSTVLAELESGLASDINKLVIEDIDFRHEHKTKGQMLTFKKTLMMYRPDFSGFLWTTILCLDNKNPEIKRDYHPQACSIIPGVFEPLEKDMSRTGIIEEFKPEFDTKDLEIRVLSRNILKDVIDFGSYKTIISFGRGIKESPEQNIKLIEKLAKLLNAEIGISLPVSKKPFKLSDKINSLYITPERVIGTSGQKVEPTIYIALGISGATQHLAGMKNSGFIIAVNPDENAPIRNECDVFIKARIEDVLPIMIEELEREKMTQTREGGGSVVVGTV; encoded by the coding sequence TTGAGTAAATTGAATGAAAATATTAACGAGTCAATAGAACGAACTGCTTCTTTGAAGGAGGATAAGGAGGCTGATGTGCTTGACACAAGTAATAAAGAGGATGAGATCAGTAAATACAGAAACCTGTATGTTATTATTGAACAAATAGATGGTAAAATTGTTCCTGTTGGTCTTGAAATGATATCTGAAGCAAGGAGGCTTGTAGACGATTTTAATAAAAAATATTTATTAAATGAGAAAGTAATTGCAGTAATTCTAGGTAATGATATTAAACATTTATGTAATGACTTAATTTATTATGGCGCCGATGCTGTCATTTATGCTGACGACCCAAGACTACAATATCATATAAATAAAATATACACCAAAGTAATTGTTCAAATAGCAACCAATACAAAACATATCGAAAAGATATCGCCAGAATATTCTAAACAGTTTATACGACCTAGATACATGTTCTTTGCTGCCAATAGTACGGGACGACATTTATCATCCACAGTTCTTGCAGAGTTAGAATCTGGATTGGCGTCTGATATAAATAAACTTGTGATAGAAGATATCGACTTTAGACATGAACATAAAACAAAGGGACAAATGTTGACATTTAAAAAAACGCTAATGATGTATAGACCCGATTTCTCCGGATTTCTTTGGACAACTATTCTCTGTCTAGATAACAAAAATCCTGAAATAAAGAGGGATTATCATCCCCAAGCTTGTAGTATTATTCCAGGTGTATTTGAACCATTAGAAAAAGATATGTCTAGAACCGGGATAATTGAGGAATTCAAGCCAGAATTTGATACCAAAGATCTTGAAATTAGAGTTTTGAGTAGAAACATTCTTAAAGACGTGATCGATTTTGGCAGTTATAAAACTATAATAAGTTTTGGGAGGGGTATAAAAGAATCTCCAGAACAGAACATAAAGTTAATAGAAAAACTTGCAAAATTATTAAATGCTGAAATAGGTATCTCATTACCTGTTTCAAAAAAACCATTTAAATTAAGTGACAAAATTAATTCGCTATATATTACTCCAGAGAGAGTAATAGGTACAAGCGGTCAGAAAGTGGAACCCACTATTTATATTGCACTGGGCATCAGCGGAGCAACACAACATCTGGCAGGAATGAAAAATTCTGGATTTATTATAGCAGTCAATCCTGATGAAAATGCTCCTATAAGAAATGAATGTGATGTTTTCATTAAAGCAAGAATAGAGGATGTTTTGCCTATTATGATAGAAGAACTTGAGCGGGAAAAAATGACTCAAACAAGAGAGGGAGGAGGTAGTGTCGTAGTTGGAACAGTTTGA
- a CDS encoding electron transfer flavoprotein subunit beta/FixA family protein — MSLNIAVIIKLEPDFSDGNVSYNPDGTLNRAETKTILGHHSAIASQAAFYAKVKYGARICIGTMGPPMADLALEQSLLLSDAEELHLYSDRSFAGADTLSTAEVLKTGISKMNDGKAMDIVFSGFRASDGETGQTGPQTAWKLGFTFLGNVISYEIDIEKRVITALRLISYGNNSLIEQVQAPLPVFIAIDPSYKSPFITVSQRLSASRYQKEAMIRSRNYKSLLKIFNAKELGVDPKLVGLPGSPTIVYKVEKIPKIKSNRSAQTVENIDPNNISNILEKIHETIA, encoded by the coding sequence ATGAGTCTCAACATTGCGGTAATTATTAAATTAGAACCGGATTTTTCAGATGGAAATGTAAGTTATAATCCGGATGGGACATTAAACAGAGCAGAAACTAAAACCATATTGGGACATCATAGTGCAATTGCATCACAAGCTGCCTTTTATGCTAAAGTAAAGTATGGTGCGCGTATATGTATTGGGACTATGGGTCCGCCAATGGCAGATTTGGCTCTTGAACAATCGCTATTATTATCTGACGCTGAAGAATTGCATCTATATAGCGACAGATCGTTTGCAGGTGCTGATACCCTCTCAACTGCAGAGGTTCTAAAAACAGGGATATCCAAGATGAATGATGGAAAAGCAATGGATATTGTATTTTCGGGTTTCAGAGCCTCAGACGGCGAAACAGGCCAGACTGGTCCTCAAACTGCTTGGAAATTAGGTTTTACCTTCCTAGGTAATGTTATTAGTTACGAAATAGATATTGAAAAACGGGTAATAACAGCTTTACGCTTAATTTCATATGGCAATAATAGCTTGATAGAACAAGTGCAGGCACCTCTACCTGTTTTTATTGCTATAGATCCTTCTTACAAATCTCCTTTTATTACAGTTTCTCAAAGATTAAGCGCATCGAGATATCAAAAAGAAGCTATGATAAGATCTAGAAATTATAAATCTCTTTTGAAAATATTTAATGCCAAAGAATTGGGAGTTGATCCAAAATTAGTGGGGTTGCCTGGTTCACCCACAATCGTATACAAAGTAGAAAAAATTCCAAAAATAAAATCGAATAGAAGTGCACAGACTGTAGAGAATATTGATCCTAATAACATCTCTAACATTCTTGAGAAGATCCATGAAACAATTGCATAA
- a CDS encoding universal stress protein — protein sequence MIQRILVTDDGTEVSNRALKIASEIAIPCKAQLILFHVVDLIEDPNTMIFGNNKELIEKAKMMNIGTTIENRWSKRAQKTIKRLSEQGITTESMCVTGSAEEKILECAKAKRVDMIVMGSSNRLQGLSKIKALNSVTRRVSELADCPVLIVH from the coding sequence ATGATACAAAGAATCTTGGTAACAGATGATGGTACAGAGGTTTCGAATAGGGCACTCAAAATAGCTTCAGAAATTGCTATACCATGTAAAGCTCAATTAATCTTATTCCATGTCGTTGATCTTATTGAAGATCCAAATACCATGATATTTGGAAACAATAAAGAACTTATTGAAAAAGCAAAGATGATGAACATCGGAACAACAATTGAAAATAGATGGTCTAAACGAGCACAAAAAACGATTAAGAGGTTAAGTGAACAAGGAATCACGACTGAAAGTATGTGTGTAACTGGAAGCGCGGAGGAGAAAATTTTGGAATGTGCAAAGGCCAAGAGAGTTGATATGATTGTGATGGGAAGTAGTAACAGATTGCAAGGCTTGTCAAAGATAAAAGCACTAAATAGTGTTACCAGAAGAGTATCAGAGTTGGCAGATTGTCCTGTACTAATAGTTCACTAA
- a CDS encoding M28 family metallopeptidase, protein MNESELQSILEEVSTENLKQYLNRLSDFHTRHSKSPILNEAGKYILNELKGLGYSNTLFHYFKSTIDNEEFELRNIVCEKKGIDDQLIMVCAHYDCIMNNKEDSNSRAPGANDNGSGVSALIELARILANKNLKHSIQFVFFSGEEQGLLGSKNYASYIKENDIDLYRLINLDMIGYPFLASNTIIIERDNNTDGRHNHVRENDTKSIELGETMKDMTSTVGLQFHLDSIYDSDYEPFEKKGYVVIGVYDGSADPRKNPHYHSSSDLPENINWDYLTSVTKLILAVVLKIDRFY, encoded by the coding sequence ATGAATGAATCAGAATTGCAATCGATATTAGAAGAAGTATCAACAGAAAACTTGAAACAATATCTAAATAGACTATCTGATTTTCATACTAGACATTCAAAATCGCCTATACTAAATGAAGCAGGCAAATACATATTGAATGAACTAAAAGGGTTAGGATATTCAAACACTTTATTCCATTACTTCAAGTCAACTATCGACAATGAAGAGTTCGAACTTAGAAACATAGTTTGTGAAAAGAAGGGAATTGATGACCAATTGATAATGGTTTGTGCACATTATGACTGCATTATGAACAATAAGGAGGATTCAAATAGCCGTGCGCCAGGAGCGAATGATAACGGTAGCGGTGTAAGTGCGTTAATCGAATTAGCACGTATATTGGCCAATAAAAATCTAAAACATTCTATCCAATTTGTTTTCTTTTCAGGAGAAGAACAAGGTTTGTTGGGTTCTAAAAACTACGCTAGTTATATCAAAGAAAATGACATCGATTTGTATAGATTAATTAATCTAGATATGATTGGTTATCCATTTCTTGCATCTAATACTATAATTATTGAAAGGGATAACAATACCGATGGAAGACATAACCATGTTAGAGAAAACGATACCAAATCCATTGAATTAGGTGAAACAATGAAAGATATGACCTCTACCGTTGGACTGCAATTTCATCTCGATTCAATTTATGACAGTGACTATGAACCTTTTGAAAAAAAGGGATATGTGGTCATTGGTGTATATGATGGTTCTGCCGATCCACGAAAGAATCCACACTATCATTCCTCTTCAGACCTGCCTGAAAATATTAATTGGGATTATCTGACTTCAGTTACAAAGTTAATATTGGCTGTCGTTTTAAAGATAGATAGATTTTACTAA
- a CDS encoding PPOX class F420-dependent oxidoreductase: MFTEKEKEYIKSQRLARMATVSSGSSSDIASNQPDVVPVGFDFDGEYFYVGGMNILNSTKYKNVLSNNKVAVVIDDLKTIDPWDPRGIRIYGIADTVDRKEGYMSNTNHPQSRYIRIKPTTKWSWGIEEPVFVKGKFNVNKANISK; this comes from the coding sequence TTGTTCACGGAAAAAGAAAAAGAGTATATTAAATCCCAAAGACTTGCTCGAATGGCAACAGTTTCTTCAGGTTCATCTTCAGACATTGCAAGTAATCAGCCAGATGTTGTTCCGGTGGGTTTTGATTTTGATGGCGAGTATTTTTATGTCGGTGGAATGAATATCTTAAATTCTACGAAATATAAAAACGTCCTATCAAATAACAAGGTTGCAGTAGTGATAGATGATTTAAAGACCATAGATCCCTGGGATCCACGAGGTATTAGAATTTACGGAATAGCAGACACTGTCGATCGAAAAGAAGGTTATATGTCAAATACAAATCATCCTCAATCTCGATATATCCGAATAAAACCTACAACAAAATGGAGTTGGGGAATTGAAGAACCTGTATTTGTAAAGGGCAAATTTAATGTAAATAAAGCAAACATTAGTAAATAA
- a CDS encoding SemiSWEET family sugar transporter, producing the protein MMDILITFIGLLATAFTVASTLPQIKKAIKTKDTNDVSIRFLLVLIGGLFLWVMYGIGRSDVVIIIGNSIGVSLNVCMLVLKVKYSKQPLEEE; encoded by the coding sequence ATGATGGATATTCTAATAACCTTTATAGGACTTTTAGCAACAGCATTTACAGTTGCAAGTACTCTTCCACAGATTAAAAAGGCAATAAAAACAAAGGATACGAATGATGTTTCTATACGTTTTCTTCTTGTATTAATAGGGGGTCTATTTCTATGGGTTATGTATGGAATAGGAAGATCAGATGTTGTTATAATAATTGGTAACTCTATAGGAGTATCACTAAATGTATGTATGTTGGTCTTGAAAGTAAAATATTCAAAACAGCCTTTGGAGGAAGAATAA